From the genome of bacterium BMS3Abin14, one region includes:
- a CDS encoding anaerobic benzoate catabolism transcriptional regulator has translation MKYNMELTDMITGQKVKELRKRTGLTQEALAVRSGVGLRFVRELEQGKNTVRMDKVDQVLALFGYHLEPVKDKI, from the coding sequence ATGAAATATAATATGGAGTTGACCGATATGATTACTGGACAAAAGGTAAAAGAGCTGAGAAAGCGCACAGGCCTTACCCAAGAGGCTCTGGCCGTTAGGAGCGGTGTCGGACTGCGATTCGTTCGGGAACTCGAACAGGGGAAGAATACGGTGCGCATGGACAAAGTCGACCAGGTGCTTGCGCTGTTCGGATACCACCTGGAACCTGTCAAGGACAAGATCTA
- a CDS encoding PEP-CTERM motif protein: protein MKKIVFAMALVALAWTLPVNGNAIPLQIGWSSPFGYIDVNSGPTGTFYLDYDVSFDGGLTYDQAFCVDLAQDAPYESTEYSLDPLPADDKYLIMAWIAENYADLDAPPDPNEDHDSKTAEAQVAIWEVLTDYNDLLIDDGNFTSTFHTTTVQGILDSVPGEPGSIVLTYNWMLAKNADKQDYLVRRVPEPSTLLLFGTALVGIGVFRKKFRV from the coding sequence ATGAAAAAGATTGTATTTGCCATGGCTTTAGTTGCGCTTGCTTGGACCTTGCCAGTGAATGGAAACGCCATCCCGTTGCAGATCGGATGGAGTTCTCCATTTGGATACATCGACGTTAACTCTGGACCAACTGGCACGTTTTATCTCGATTACGATGTTTCCTTTGACGGGGGCCTAACATATGACCAGGCCTTTTGTGTCGATTTGGCTCAAGACGCCCCTTACGAGTCGACAGAGTATAGTCTTGACCCGCTTCCAGCGGACGATAAATATTTGATTATGGCATGGATTGCAGAAAATTACGCAGACCTGGACGCCCCACCCGACCCAAACGAAGATCACGACTCAAAGACCGCTGAGGCGCAAGTCGCCATCTGGGAAGTCCTCACAGATTATAATGACCTTCTCATCGATGACGGTAACTTCACCTCGACATTTCATACCACTACTGTTCAAGGCATCCTGGATAGTGTGCCCGGCGAGCCCGGCAGCATCGTTCTTACCTACAACTGGATGCTTGCCAAAAATGCTGATAAGCAGGACTACCTGGTTAGAAGGGTTCCTGAACCCTCCACCCTCCTCCTTTTCGGAACCGCCCTGGTGGGGATTGGAGTCTTCAGGAAAAAGTTTAGAGTATAA